One Citricoccus sp. K5 DNA window includes the following coding sequences:
- the ppgK gene encoding polyphosphate--glucose phosphotransferase: MAKKSTGPSHGLHTALGIDIGGTGMKGGIVQLGEGKKSGRLLGDRFRIPTPQPASPEAVADVLAQITTELDARDRAPAPASPVGVDFPAVIQDGICRTATNIDPSWIGTDVDGLFSERLKRPVRTLNDADAAGLAEVRFGAGRGVQGTVLVITLGTGIGSGLFRDGQLVPNLELGTIELDGIMAETRASAAARERDGIDWPEYAERLQRYFSYVEGIFYPDLIIVGGGISKRPDDYLPHLTLRTPIVPATLRNNAGIVGTALWALENLPTVSA; this comes from the coding sequence ATGGCGAAGAAGTCCACCGGCCCCTCCCACGGCCTGCACACCGCCCTCGGCATCGACATCGGCGGCACCGGCATGAAGGGCGGCATCGTCCAGCTGGGCGAGGGCAAGAAGTCGGGCCGCCTGCTCGGGGACCGCTTCCGGATCCCGACGCCGCAGCCGGCCAGCCCGGAGGCCGTGGCCGACGTCCTGGCCCAGATCACCACCGAACTGGACGCCCGGGACCGCGCGCCGGCACCGGCGTCCCCCGTGGGAGTGGACTTCCCGGCGGTCATCCAGGACGGGATCTGCCGCACGGCCACGAACATCGACCCCTCCTGGATCGGCACCGATGTGGACGGCCTGTTCTCCGAGCGCCTGAAGCGGCCCGTGAGAACCCTGAACGACGCCGACGCGGCCGGGCTCGCGGAGGTCCGGTTCGGCGCGGGCCGGGGCGTGCAGGGCACGGTGCTCGTCATCACGCTCGGCACCGGCATCGGGTCGGGCCTGTTCCGCGACGGGCAGCTCGTGCCCAACCTCGAGCTGGGCACGATCGAGCTGGACGGCATCATGGCCGAGACCCGGGCCTCCGCCGCCGCACGCGAACGCGATGGGATCGACTGGCCGGAGTACGCCGAACGGCTCCAGCGCTACTTCTCCTATGTGGAGGGCATCTTCTACCCGGACCTCATCATCGTGGGCGGCGGCATCTCCAAGCGCCCTGACGACTACCTGCCCCACCTGACCCTGCGCACGCCGATCGTCCCCGCGACGCTCAGGAACAATGCCGGCATCGTGGGAACCGCGCTGTGGGCGCTCGAGAACCTGCCGACGGTATCTGCCTGA
- the panB gene encoding 3-methyl-2-oxobutanoate hydroxymethyltransferase, protein MAEKETAPYAAPTPARYRTVHLQRAKDDGRRFAMLTAYDFQMAQVFDDAGIETILVGDSAANTMMGHATTLPITLDEMIVYAGSVVRGTRHAMVLCDLPFGSYELSPQQATESAIRLVKEAGVHAVKMEGGVRYAEHVRMMTDAGVPVMAHIGFTPQSENVLGGYRVQGRTEGAAESMVREATVLQDAGAFAVLMEMVPSDIARQVDEALRVPTVGIGAGPATTGQVLVWQDMLGLRTDRMPRFVKQYADLHSVVSAAVTDYRRDVLEGTFPAAEHGFES, encoded by the coding sequence ATGGCTGAGAAAGAAACCGCGCCCTACGCCGCACCGACTCCTGCCCGTTACCGCACCGTGCACCTCCAGAGGGCCAAGGATGACGGCCGGCGCTTCGCGATGCTCACGGCCTACGACTTCCAGATGGCCCAGGTCTTCGACGACGCGGGCATCGAGACGATCCTCGTGGGTGACTCGGCGGCCAACACCATGATGGGCCATGCCACCACCCTGCCGATCACGCTCGACGAGATGATCGTCTACGCCGGATCCGTGGTCCGCGGGACCCGTCACGCCATGGTGCTGTGCGATCTGCCCTTCGGCTCCTATGAGCTGTCCCCCCAGCAGGCGACCGAGAGTGCCATCCGGCTCGTCAAGGAGGCCGGCGTCCACGCCGTGAAGATGGAGGGTGGAGTCCGCTACGCCGAGCACGTGCGCATGATGACGGACGCCGGAGTCCCCGTCATGGCCCACATCGGCTTCACCCCCCAATCCGAGAACGTCCTGGGCGGATACCGGGTCCAGGGCCGCACCGAGGGCGCCGCCGAGTCGATGGTGCGCGAGGCGACCGTGCTGCAGGATGCCGGTGCCTTCGCCGTGCTGATGGAGATGGTCCCCTCGGACATAGCCCGCCAGGTGGACGAGGCGCTGCGCGTGCCCACCGTCGGCATCGGGGCCGGGCCCGCCACCACCGGCCAGGTCCTGGTGTGGCAGGACATGCTCGGCCTGCGGACCGACAGGATGCCGCGCTTCGTGAAGCAGTACGCAGACCTGCACTCGGTGGTCTCAGCGGCGGTCACCGACTACCGCCGGGACGTGCTCGAGGGCACGTTCCCGGCAGCCGAGCACGGCTTCGAGTCCTGA
- the map gene encoding type I methionyl aminopeptidase encodes MRGEPGSKAPVGTLTPGVVAPALPVPAHIERPEYVGRTTADEGNGSDVYDAEGIAKIRAAGRIAAQAMEEAARHIAPGVTTGELDRIAHEFICDHGAYPSCLGYKGFPKAICTSLNEVICHGIPDDTVLEDGDIVNLDITAYLDGHHGDHNMTYLVGTVDEESRLLVERTHEAMMRGIKAVRPGREINVIGRAIESYAKRFGYGVVRDFIGHGVGREFHSGLVIPHFDAAPAHSTVMVPGMVFTIEPMITLGTIRWDMWDDDWTVVTRDRQRTAQFEHTLVVTDDGADILTLP; translated from the coding sequence ATGCGGGGCGAACCGGGCTCCAAGGCGCCGGTGGGCACCCTGACGCCGGGCGTCGTCGCTCCCGCCCTTCCCGTTCCGGCGCACATCGAGCGGCCGGAATACGTGGGACGGACCACGGCGGACGAGGGCAACGGCTCTGACGTCTACGATGCCGAGGGGATCGCGAAGATCCGCGCGGCCGGCCGGATCGCCGCCCAGGCCATGGAGGAGGCAGCCCGGCACATCGCCCCCGGCGTCACTACGGGTGAGCTGGACCGGATCGCGCACGAGTTCATCTGCGATCACGGCGCCTACCCGTCCTGCCTCGGCTACAAGGGCTTCCCGAAGGCCATCTGCACCTCGCTGAACGAGGTGATCTGCCACGGCATCCCGGATGACACCGTGCTGGAGGACGGGGACATCGTCAACCTCGACATCACCGCCTACCTGGACGGGCACCACGGGGACCACAACATGACCTACCTGGTCGGCACCGTGGATGAGGAGTCCCGGCTGCTGGTGGAGCGCACCCACGAGGCCATGATGCGCGGCATCAAGGCCGTCCGCCCCGGTCGCGAGATCAACGTCATCGGCCGGGCCATCGAGTCCTATGCCAAACGCTTCGGCTATGGGGTGGTCCGGGACTTCATCGGCCACGGCGTGGGCCGTGAATTCCACTCCGGGCTCGTCATCCCCCATTTCGATGCCGCCCCCGCGCACAGCACCGTGATGGTCCCCGGCATGGTCTTCACCATCGAGCCGATGATCACCCTCGGCACCATCCGCTGGGACATGTGGGACGACGACTGGACCGTGGTCACCCGGGACCGTCAGCGCACCGCACAGTTCGAGCACACCCTCGTGGTCACGGACGACGGCGCGGACATCCTGACGCTTCCCTGA
- the glnA gene encoding type I glutamate--ammonia ligase has product MDRQQEFVLRTIEDRDVRFVRLWFTDVTGTLKSVALAPAEVEGAFAEGLGFDGSSIDGYTRIFESDMLLQPDPSTFQILPWRGEDEPTSRMFCDVLTPDGEPSAADPRQVLRRQLSRAADMGFTFYTHPEIEFYLLQSKDPGPDGQPVPVDQAGYFDHEPGGVATDFRRHAVNMLEAIGISVEFSHHESGPGQNEIDLRYADALQTADNIMTFRTVIKEVAQLQGNYATFMPKPFGQHAGSGMHTHFSLFEGDSNAFFEPSAEFHLSTTGRRFIAGLLHHSMEITAITNQFVNSYKRLWGGGEAPSYVSWGHNNRSALVRVPLYKPDKAGSARVEYRGIDASANPYLTYAVLLAAGLKGIEEEYELPEAAAEDISALTSTERRALGHDSLPGTLHDALRIMEDSEFVAEVLGETVFENFLRNKRQEWDEYRVEVTPFELQRNLGIL; this is encoded by the coding sequence ATGGATCGCCAACAGGAGTTTGTCCTCAGGACCATAGAGGACCGGGACGTGCGTTTCGTGCGACTGTGGTTCACCGACGTGACCGGCACGCTGAAGTCGGTCGCATTGGCACCGGCCGAGGTCGAGGGGGCCTTCGCCGAGGGGCTGGGCTTCGACGGGTCCTCGATCGACGGGTACACCCGGATCTTCGAGTCGGACATGCTGCTGCAGCCGGACCCCTCGACCTTCCAGATCCTGCCGTGGCGCGGCGAGGACGAGCCCACCTCGCGAATGTTCTGTGACGTGCTCACCCCGGACGGAGAGCCCTCCGCCGCCGATCCCCGCCAGGTGCTGCGCCGTCAGCTGTCCCGCGCCGCGGACATGGGCTTCACGTTCTACACGCACCCCGAGATCGAGTTCTACCTCCTCCAGTCCAAGGACCCCGGCCCGGACGGCCAGCCCGTCCCGGTGGACCAGGCCGGGTACTTCGACCACGAGCCCGGCGGCGTCGCCACGGACTTCCGCCGCCACGCGGTCAACATGCTCGAGGCGATCGGCATCTCGGTGGAGTTCAGCCACCACGAGTCCGGTCCCGGGCAGAACGAGATCGACCTGCGCTACGCGGATGCCCTGCAGACGGCCGACAACATCATGACGTTCCGCACCGTGATCAAGGAGGTCGCCCAGCTCCAGGGCAACTACGCGACCTTCATGCCGAAACCGTTCGGCCAGCATGCCGGTTCCGGGATGCACACCCATTTCTCCCTGTTCGAGGGCGACTCGAACGCATTCTTCGAGCCCAGTGCCGAGTTCCACCTCTCCACCACGGGGCGCCGGTTCATCGCCGGGCTGCTGCACCACAGCATGGAGATCACGGCCATCACCAACCAGTTCGTGAACTCGTACAAGCGTCTCTGGGGCGGCGGTGAGGCTCCGTCCTACGTGTCCTGGGGCCACAACAACCGTTCCGCCCTGGTCCGTGTCCCCCTGTACAAGCCGGACAAGGCCGGTTCGGCTCGCGTCGAGTACCGAGGGATCGATGCCTCCGCGAACCCGTACCTGACCTACGCGGTCCTCCTGGCCGCCGGCCTGAAGGGAATCGAGGAGGAGTACGAGCTGCCGGAGGCCGCCGCCGAGGACATCAGCGCGCTCACCTCCACGGAACGCCGGGCTCTGGGCCACGACTCGCTGCCCGGTACCCTGCATGACGCCCTGCGGATCATGGAGGACTCCGAGTTCGTGGCCGAGGTGCTGGGGGAGACGGTCTTCGAGAACTTCCTGCGGAACAAGCGCCAGGAGTGGGACGAGTACCGGGTCGAGGTCACGCCGTTCGAACTGCAGCGCAATCTCGGCATCCTCTGA
- a CDS encoding SPOR domain-containing protein, with protein sequence MSEYWYNVITKQVEEGPQSDWSKLLGPYQSRTEAEGAIAQVQANNERWDDAEEEEG encoded by the coding sequence ATGAGCGAATACTGGTACAACGTCATCACGAAGCAGGTCGAGGAAGGCCCGCAGTCAGACTGGTCGAAGCTGCTGGGGCCCTACCAGTCCCGCACCGAGGCCGAGGGCGCCATCGCGCAGGTGCAGGCGAACAACGAGCGCTGGGATGACGCGGAGGAGGAGGAAGGGTAG
- a CDS encoding bifunctional [glutamine synthetase] adenylyltransferase/[glutamine synthetase]-adenylyl-L-tyrosine phosphorylase, with the protein MITPASENSGPGRKSLVSAGFSDWARARELLASPELGSLDQQEIVSVLANAPDPDQALILFVRLLERAPTLVGVLEDPVRSRAVARLLGASEALGEFLIRRPDHIDLLVDPAGAARTAPALGPDGLAADTAPLRTLLLEAVGADAAAARPVATLRGKEAAAALRIAYRRQLTALAIQDLTGRNPRESEPAVSAWLADLAGAAIEAGLAASRADAVEQFGQDADRVDVAVIGMGKCGARELNYISDVDVIFVHASGLEDDHHAAVIATALVSGISKYTTAGAPEQGLWEIDANLRPEGKDGVLSRTVESHGEYYRRWAHTWEFQALLKARPIAGDPDLGREYIDAIWPLVWTSSERDGFVSSVQQMRRRVLDNIAHQNRDREIKLGAGGLRDVEFTVQLLQLVHGKTEESVRVRNTLDAIDALENSSYIGRSDAESFAGAYRYLRLLEHRIQLVHLRRTHLMPDKPHALWVLARAAKGPGEPGPSDAAALTSLWKRTRKGVRSLHEKIFYRPLLSTTAALSADEAKLTPEAVRQRLAALGYQDPAGAVKHIEALTTGVSRRAALQRQLLPVMLGWLANGPNPDGGLLGFRRLSESLGSSPWFLGMLRDSSAAAERLCQILSLSSYISDMLEHRPEAAAWLGRDRELVPMPFETQWQEIQAKMSRHPDPEEAIRQIRLIRQREILRTAIADASGLLDRDTVGRALSDADRAAVLGALHVAENTLFGHPDHRTGSPGGSTDTGTVSNGSNGSSSTGTSTANRTNTANGPATVRNVELTDLLVVAMGRQGGREIAYGSDLDVMFVHRPHDGADPEAAQRQAVELSKLVMSLLTRPCKPPVLGERPLVMDADLRPEGKKGPLARSLDSFREYYRRWAEIWEVQALLKARPVAGSAELAEEFTTWSDSVRYAGDPGPAAIREIRRIKARVEAERLPRGADPARHLKLGRGGLTDVEWLIQTLQLQHAAEYPALRTTSSMAALKVLVQERLLPAEDAEVLDRAWHLATRIRAGNIVWSGKPSDMLPAKRQDLEAVARWCGYELGQAAQLEEDYLRSTRHARQVFEKHFYGI; encoded by the coding sequence ATGATCACCCCGGCATCGGAGAATAGCGGGCCCGGACGGAAGTCCTTGGTCAGTGCCGGCTTCTCCGACTGGGCCCGCGCCCGCGAGCTGTTGGCCTCCCCGGAACTGGGATCCCTGGACCAGCAGGAGATCGTGAGCGTCCTCGCGAACGCCCCGGACCCGGACCAGGCCCTGATCCTGTTCGTCCGGCTGCTGGAGCGGGCCCCGACCCTGGTAGGGGTGCTGGAGGACCCGGTGCGTTCCCGGGCGGTGGCACGACTGCTGGGCGCCTCCGAGGCACTGGGGGAGTTCCTCATCCGCCGGCCGGATCACATCGACCTGCTCGTGGACCCGGCCGGCGCAGCCCGCACCGCTCCCGCCCTGGGACCGGACGGCCTCGCGGCGGACACGGCCCCCTTGCGGACTCTGCTCCTGGAGGCTGTCGGGGCGGATGCCGCCGCGGCCCGCCCGGTGGCCACGCTCCGCGGCAAGGAGGCAGCCGCGGCTCTGCGGATCGCCTATCGCCGGCAGCTCACGGCCCTGGCCATCCAGGATCTGACGGGGCGGAATCCGCGGGAGTCGGAGCCGGCGGTCTCCGCGTGGCTGGCAGACCTGGCCGGCGCCGCGATCGAGGCGGGCCTCGCCGCCTCCCGGGCGGACGCCGTCGAGCAATTCGGCCAGGACGCAGACCGGGTGGATGTGGCCGTCATCGGGATGGGCAAATGCGGCGCCCGGGAACTGAACTACATCTCGGACGTAGACGTCATCTTCGTCCACGCCTCAGGCCTGGAGGACGACCATCACGCGGCTGTCATCGCCACGGCCCTGGTCTCCGGGATCTCGAAGTACACCACGGCGGGGGCCCCTGAACAGGGCCTGTGGGAGATCGACGCGAACCTGCGCCCCGAGGGCAAGGACGGGGTACTGTCCCGCACGGTGGAGTCCCATGGGGAGTACTACCGCCGCTGGGCCCACACCTGGGAGTTCCAGGCCCTGCTCAAGGCCCGGCCCATCGCCGGCGACCCAGACCTGGGCCGTGAGTACATCGACGCGATCTGGCCGTTGGTCTGGACCAGCTCGGAGCGGGACGGCTTCGTCTCATCCGTCCAGCAGATGCGGCGCCGAGTCCTGGACAACATCGCCCATCAGAACCGGGACCGGGAGATCAAGCTGGGGGCCGGCGGCCTGCGGGACGTGGAGTTCACGGTCCAGTTGCTCCAGCTCGTCCACGGCAAGACCGAGGAGTCCGTCCGGGTCCGGAACACCCTGGACGCCATTGACGCCCTGGAGAACAGCTCGTACATCGGACGCTCGGACGCCGAGTCCTTTGCCGGCGCCTACCGGTACCTGAGGCTGCTCGAGCACCGGATCCAGCTGGTCCACCTGCGCCGGACGCACCTCATGCCGGACAAGCCGCACGCCCTGTGGGTCCTGGCCCGGGCGGCCAAGGGCCCCGGTGAACCCGGCCCCTCGGATGCCGCGGCCCTGACCTCACTCTGGAAGCGGACCCGCAAGGGCGTGCGCTCCCTGCACGAGAAGATCTTCTACCGGCCGCTGCTGTCCACCACGGCGGCGCTGTCCGCCGATGAGGCCAAACTGACCCCGGAGGCGGTGCGCCAGCGCCTCGCCGCCCTGGGCTACCAGGATCCGGCCGGCGCGGTGAAGCACATCGAGGCCCTCACCACCGGGGTGTCCCGCCGCGCGGCGCTGCAGCGCCAACTGCTGCCGGTGATGCTCGGTTGGTTGGCCAACGGTCCCAATCCCGACGGCGGCCTGCTGGGATTCCGCCGGCTCTCGGAATCGCTGGGCTCCTCACCATGGTTCCTGGGCATGCTGCGGGACTCATCGGCGGCCGCCGAGCGGCTGTGCCAGATCCTCTCGCTATCCTCCTACATCTCGGACATGCTGGAGCATCGGCCAGAGGCCGCCGCCTGGCTGGGGCGGGACCGCGAGCTGGTCCCCATGCCGTTCGAGACGCAGTGGCAGGAGATCCAGGCCAAGATGTCCCGGCACCCTGATCCGGAGGAGGCGATCCGCCAGATCAGGCTCATCCGACAGCGGGAGATCCTGCGGACTGCTATCGCCGATGCCTCCGGGCTGCTGGACCGGGACACCGTGGGCCGTGCGCTCTCCGACGCCGACCGCGCGGCCGTGCTGGGTGCGCTGCACGTTGCGGAGAACACCCTCTTCGGCCACCCCGACCACCGGACGGGGAGCCCGGGCGGTTCGACGGACACCGGGACGGTCTCGAACGGATCGAACGGGTCGAGCAGCACGGGCACGTCCACCGCGAACAGGACCAACACGGCGAATGGCCCGGCCACGGTCCGGAACGTCGAACTCACGGACCTGCTGGTGGTGGCCATGGGACGCCAGGGAGGCCGGGAGATCGCCTACGGCTCCGACCTGGACGTCATGTTCGTCCACCGTCCCCATGACGGTGCCGACCCGGAAGCCGCCCAACGCCAGGCCGTGGAGCTGTCCAAGCTCGTCATGTCCCTCCTGACCCGGCCGTGCAAGCCGCCGGTGCTGGGCGAGCGACCGCTGGTCATGGATGCGGACCTGCGGCCGGAGGGCAAGAAGGGACCGTTGGCCCGGTCCCTGGACTCCTTCCGCGAGTACTACCGCCGCTGGGCCGAGATCTGGGAGGTGCAGGCCCTGCTGAAGGCCCGGCCGGTGGCCGGCAGCGCCGAGCTGGCCGAGGAGTTCACCACCTGGTCGGACTCCGTGCGCTACGCCGGGGACCCCGGACCGGCGGCCATCCGCGAGATCCGCCGGATCAAGGCCCGCGTGGAGGCCGAACGGCTGCCCCGAGGGGCAGACCCGGCCCGGCACCTGAAGTTGGGCCGTGGCGGCCTCACGGACGTCGAGTGGCTGATCCAGACCTTGCAGCTGCAGCATGCGGCCGAGTATCCCGCGCTCCGGACGACGTCCAGCATGGCGGCCTTGAAGGTCCTCGTCCAGGAGCGACTCCTCCCGGCCGAGGACGCC
- the nrdR gene encoding transcriptional regulator NrdR, with protein MHCPFCRHEDSRVVDSRSLDDGSAIRRRRQCQSCGKRFTTMETTALTVVKRSGVAEPFDRSKIINGVRKACQGRPVTSDDLAMLAQEVEETIRATGNAEVDAHEVGLAILEPLRRLDQVAYLRFASVYQAFDSLDDFAGAIEDLRSAGTASDTATPALQPRLFTR; from the coding sequence ATGCACTGTCCCTTCTGCCGTCATGAGGACTCCCGTGTGGTGGACTCCCGCTCGCTGGATGATGGCTCGGCCATCCGCCGGCGCCGCCAGTGCCAGTCCTGTGGGAAGCGTTTCACGACCATGGAGACCACGGCACTGACGGTGGTCAAGCGGTCCGGGGTGGCCGAACCCTTCGATCGCTCCAAGATCATCAACGGTGTCCGCAAGGCCTGCCAGGGCCGTCCGGTCACCAGCGATGACCTCGCCATGCTGGCGCAGGAGGTCGAGGAGACCATCCGGGCCACGGGCAATGCCGAGGTGGACGCCCACGAGGTGGGGCTCGCCATCCTGGAACCATTGCGCCGCCTGGACCAGGTGGCCTACCTCCGGTTCGCCTCCGTGTACCAGGCCTTCGACTCGCTGGACGACTTCGCCGGCGCCATCGAGGACCTGCGGTCCGCCGGTACGGCATCGGACACCGCCACCCCGGCTCTGCAGCCGCGGTTGTTCACCCGCTGA